From a single Gimesia fumaroli genomic region:
- a CDS encoding FliA/WhiG family RNA polymerase sigma factor has product MAIKASEEIAEIWKVFKQDQSNQALRNKLIEQYVPLVRYNAERVWAKLPEGVDLNDLISAGVFGLMDAINAFDLERGVKFETYCVPRIRGAMLDELRTMDWVPRLVRSKASKLEAARKAAEAEHGRPPADEEIARKMQLSRKEFDKLKNEANAVGLVSLNKKWYETDSYKDVREVDILEDAKGEDPTKSIQKRDLMRLVTKGLNRNERLIIILYYYEELTMKEIGTTLGLSESRVSQMHSSIVNRLKEQLGRRRPEFA; this is encoded by the coding sequence ATGGCCATCAAAGCCAGTGAAGAAATCGCAGAAATCTGGAAGGTATTCAAGCAGGATCAATCCAACCAGGCTTTGCGTAACAAGCTCATAGAGCAATACGTTCCCCTGGTTCGTTATAATGCAGAACGGGTGTGGGCCAAACTACCCGAAGGCGTGGATTTGAACGACCTGATTTCAGCTGGTGTGTTCGGTCTGATGGATGCCATTAATGCATTCGATCTGGAACGGGGCGTCAAGTTTGAAACCTATTGCGTGCCCCGTATTCGTGGTGCCATGCTGGACGAACTGCGTACGATGGACTGGGTGCCGCGTCTGGTTCGCAGCAAAGCCAGTAAGCTGGAAGCCGCCCGCAAAGCAGCCGAAGCAGAACACGGCAGACCTCCAGCAGACGAAGAAATTGCCCGCAAAATGCAATTGTCGCGCAAAGAGTTTGATAAACTCAAAAACGAAGCCAACGCCGTCGGGCTGGTCAGTCTGAATAAGAAGTGGTACGAAACGGATAGTTACAAAGACGTCCGGGAAGTCGATATTCTGGAAGACGCCAAAGGCGAAGATCCGACCAAGAGCATCCAGAAGCGGGATCTGATGCGACTGGTCACCAAAGGCCTGAACCGCAACGAGCGTCTGATTATCATTTTGTACTATTACGAAGAACTGACGATGAAAGAGATCGGCACCACCCTGGGCCTCTCCGAATCACGCGTCAGCCAGATGCACTCCAGCATCGTCAACCGTTTGAAAGAGCAGTTAGGTCGACGACGTCCCGAATTCGCTTAA
- the flhF gene encoding flagellar biosynthesis protein FlhF yields MSDVRTFKAASMQEALNLVRQEMGSDAVILQTKQVPGRKGLLPWSKPKEEFEITAGLDIKTRTPAAVQTPARPASTLRHRASNLQPTNANAYAESDAPAAPARQSAAPPRRADLPERQPEYSAAPAPPRVRSRFDQRASESIPRQSSPEQKSYDPTEEFAEKLNAIQEMLESLDRRTRSQRSTDVPTELFQIYTSLIDAEVDESIAHELISKLKENATPEQLKDANASKALLAALIESQLSCTTPIRAVPGQRKVVALVGPTGVGKTTTIAKLAANFRLRDNVKMGLVTVDTYRIAAVEQLRTYAEIIDLPMKVVSTPREMQQALDEMVGLDLILVDTAGRSPSDDLKIQELEQLFQEVPIDEVSLVMSMTSSVKSLEAIAKRFQVARPTSMILTKLDEAPVMGSLLTLSQNVQLPVRYLTTGQDVPDDIEPANATRMALDFGRRSTALKLRRIGLNYQEFKSYSQAFCSKRNLEKREARWLQLSMKS; encoded by the coding sequence ATGTCAGATGTTCGCACTTTCAAAGCCGCATCGATGCAGGAAGCACTGAACCTGGTCCGCCAGGAAATGGGCAGTGACGCCGTCATCCTGCAGACCAAGCAGGTTCCCGGCCGTAAAGGTCTCTTGCCCTGGTCCAAGCCAAAAGAAGAATTCGAAATCACAGCCGGCCTGGATATCAAAACACGTACCCCGGCCGCCGTCCAGACACCAGCGCGTCCCGCGTCCACTCTGCGGCATCGTGCTTCTAATTTGCAGCCAACGAATGCGAATGCCTATGCGGAATCGGATGCACCTGCGGCTCCCGCCCGGCAAAGTGCCGCCCCTCCCCGACGAGCTGATTTACCAGAGCGCCAGCCCGAGTACTCCGCTGCACCGGCTCCTCCACGAGTTCGGAGTCGTTTTGATCAAAGAGCATCTGAGAGCATTCCGCGACAGAGTTCACCAGAGCAGAAATCCTATGACCCGACGGAAGAGTTCGCAGAAAAACTTAACGCGATTCAAGAAATGCTGGAATCTTTAGATCGCCGCACCCGGTCACAACGATCCACGGATGTCCCGACCGAGTTGTTCCAGATTTATACAAGCCTGATTGATGCCGAAGTCGATGAATCCATCGCGCATGAACTGATTTCAAAACTCAAAGAAAATGCGACTCCCGAACAACTCAAAGACGCGAATGCCAGCAAAGCACTGCTGGCGGCGTTAATCGAATCTCAACTCTCCTGTACCACGCCGATTCGGGCGGTTCCCGGTCAACGTAAAGTGGTCGCTCTCGTCGGACCGACCGGAGTAGGAAAAACTACCACGATTGCCAAACTGGCTGCGAACTTCCGCTTACGCGATAACGTGAAAATGGGGCTGGTCACCGTCGACACGTATCGTATTGCCGCCGTCGAACAGTTACGCACGTATGCGGAAATTATTGATTTGCCTATGAAAGTGGTGAGCACTCCCCGCGAGATGCAGCAGGCGTTAGATGAAATGGTGGGCCTGGATCTGATTCTCGTCGATACCGCGGGCCGCAGTCCTAGTGATGATTTGAAAATTCAGGAACTCGAACAATTGTTTCAGGAAGTTCCCATTGATGAAGTTTCTCTGGTCATGAGTATGACCTCCAGTGTGAAAAGTCTGGAAGCAATCGCCAAACGATTTCAGGTTGCTCGACCCACGTCGATGATTCTGACCAAGCTGGACGAAGCGCCCGTGATGGGCAGCCTCTTGACCTTAAGTCAGAATGTTCAATTACCCGTCCGGTATCTGACGACCGGACAGGATGTTCCCGATGATATCGAGCCGGCGAATGCCACCCGGATGGCGCTTGATTTTGGGAGAAGATCAACTGCGTTAAAGCTGAGACGGATCGGACTTAATTATCAGGAATTCAAAAGTTACTCACAGGCGTTTTGTTCCAAACGAAATTTAGAGAAAAGGGAAGCCAGATGGCTCCAGTTGTCAATGAAATCTTAG
- the flhA gene encoding flagellar biosynthesis protein FlhA, producing the protein MPPESNTGLSGSMMRHTGLIFPLVIVSSVLVIIAPLPPFVMDFLLSCNITVSVVILMTTIYVTRPLEFSVFPAILLGTTLARLVLNVASTRLILTRGAADGTAAAGGVIEAFGQFVAGGQLVVGLIIFVILVTIQFMVITKGATRISEVAARFALDSMPGKQMAIDADLNAGLISSEEAKERRKEVTEQADFYGSMDGASKFVRGDSIASIIITLINVVGGLYVGMVDHGMELGKAATVFTTLTIGDGLVTQVPGFLISLAAGLIVTRTSVDSNLPRDVVKQFSGHPEALFLASTFLFALAFTGLPAGPMLALAVGCAITGTLRRKGQQAAEVVKQKEETQQQEQPRPEPKPEDHLFVDPLELELGVGLLRMADPATGGDLLDRVTRIRHKIAQELGIILPKVRIRDNIRLGQRDYQIKIRDVAVAWGAIYPDGLLAIDTGATSGDIPGIDTVEPAFGRPAKWIELGQKERAELMGFNVVEPSAVVITHLTEVVREHSSELLTREQVHALIENLKESSPKVVEELIPDVLKISQVQHVLSNLLRERVPIRDLETILQSLGDYADRTKEPMILTEYVRNGLARSICQQYRDSKRLLRVVTLDPELEDVLMSGIDYNEHGLVIKLAPQTGELITQAIANQIEPLVASGGHPIVICNPQIRAGLKQITSPLLPRLVVLSLNEITRDTDVEAVGQISAGHLNPEAMAARAA; encoded by the coding sequence ATGCCACCGGAGTCTAACACCGGTCTATCCGGATCGATGATGCGCCATACCGGGCTGATTTTCCCACTAGTCATAGTGAGCTCAGTTCTGGTAATCATTGCGCCGTTGCCTCCGTTCGTGATGGACTTCCTGTTGTCCTGCAATATTACCGTTTCCGTCGTCATTCTGATGACCACCATTTATGTCACACGCCCGCTGGAGTTCAGCGTATTCCCTGCGATTTTATTGGGAACCACACTGGCACGGCTGGTGCTCAACGTGGCTTCCACCCGTTTGATTTTAACCCGTGGTGCAGCCGACGGAACAGCTGCTGCCGGGGGCGTGATTGAAGCCTTCGGTCAGTTTGTTGCCGGCGGTCAATTGGTCGTCGGCCTGATTATCTTCGTGATTCTGGTCACGATTCAGTTCATGGTGATCACCAAAGGTGCGACCCGGATCAGTGAAGTGGCCGCCCGTTTTGCACTCGATAGTATGCCCGGTAAGCAGATGGCAATCGACGCCGACTTGAATGCCGGTTTGATCAGTTCGGAAGAAGCGAAAGAACGTCGTAAAGAAGTCACCGAACAAGCCGACTTCTATGGCTCGATGGATGGTGCCAGTAAGTTCGTTCGCGGCGATTCCATTGCCAGTATTATCATCACGTTGATCAACGTCGTCGGTGGTCTGTACGTCGGAATGGTCGATCATGGCATGGAACTCGGCAAAGCGGCAACCGTGTTTACCACACTCACGATCGGAGATGGTCTGGTCACACAGGTTCCCGGCTTCCTGATTTCACTGGCAGCCGGCTTGATTGTGACGCGAACTTCAGTCGACAGTAACCTGCCTCGTGATGTGGTCAAGCAATTCTCCGGTCACCCGGAAGCCTTGTTCCTGGCTTCGACGTTTCTGTTTGCTCTGGCGTTTACCGGCTTACCCGCGGGACCGATGCTGGCATTGGCAGTGGGATGTGCGATTACAGGAACCCTGAGAAGAAAAGGCCAACAGGCAGCGGAAGTGGTCAAACAAAAAGAAGAAACACAACAGCAGGAACAGCCCCGTCCCGAACCCAAGCCCGAAGATCATCTGTTTGTTGATCCGCTGGAGTTGGAGCTGGGCGTCGGACTACTGCGTATGGCAGACCCGGCGACCGGCGGCGATTTATTAGATCGGGTCACACGCATCCGACACAAAATTGCCCAGGAATTGGGCATCATTCTGCCGAAGGTACGCATCAGAGATAACATTCGGCTGGGACAACGCGACTATCAGATTAAAATTCGCGATGTGGCTGTCGCCTGGGGTGCAATTTATCCCGACGGGTTACTGGCCATTGATACGGGGGCTACCAGCGGCGACATCCCTGGAATCGATACCGTCGAACCGGCCTTTGGTCGGCCCGCGAAATGGATTGAACTGGGACAGAAAGAACGCGCCGAGCTGATGGGCTTCAATGTGGTGGAACCTTCAGCCGTGGTGATTACCCATCTGACCGAAGTCGTTCGCGAACACAGCAGCGAATTACTGACCCGCGAGCAGGTGCATGCCCTCATCGAAAACCTCAAGGAATCGTCTCCCAAAGTGGTCGAAGAACTGATTCCCGATGTGCTGAAAATATCACAAGTGCAGCACGTACTTTCGAATTTACTGCGTGAACGTGTGCCGATTCGCGATCTGGAAACCATTTTACAGTCACTCGGCGATTATGCAGATCGCACCAAAGAACCCATGATTTTAACGGAATATGTCCGCAATGGTTTGGCCCGTAGCATCTGCCAGCAATATCGCGACAGCAAACGCCTGTTAAGAGTCGTCACCCTGGATCCCGAACTCGAAGATGTGCTGATGTCGGGCATTGATTACAACGAACATGGGCTGGTTATCAAACTGGCTCCCCAGACCGGTGAACTGATCACGCAGGCAATTGCCAATCAGATTGAGCCGCTGGTCGCTTCAGGCGGGCATCCGATTGTGATCTGCAATCCGCAAATCAGAGCCGGCTTGAAACAGATTACCTCCCCCTTATTACCACGACTGGTGGTATTGAGCTTAAACGAAATCACTCGCGATACGGACGTCGAAGCAGTCGGCCAGATTTCGGCCGGTCATTTGAATCCGGAAGCAATGGCGGCGAGGGCAGCATGA
- a CDS encoding DNA/RNA non-specific endonuclease — protein MPYDPEFIAGHVISLPTPNERVMALAFEGDYIHHSRHSLLFNEERGFAFVSAHNIDGTTLPSAQYTRRNFKNDPIIQPKSLQVDRNRGYRESEDHGFGPNPWDQGHLARRKSLSWGDEAEARIAERESDLWSNIAPQHENLHDDAWGKIEDWMLERVENDGPRACVFTGPVFTEDDPEHKNGPEEDPIRIPAGFWKVISIELTGTMRSAGFLVWQRDYDSEEPLPFAPVLEQVRLTTIEVLTGLTFPALRRFDPLLFHRQTPQRARSISRSREIVRRHMVMPLSSSSVTIPGLDEDLLIEATSPGTAAITSKRDIVL, from the coding sequence ATGCCCTACGATCCCGAGTTTATTGCCGGTCATGTCATTTCTCTTCCCACTCCTAACGAACGGGTGATGGCATTGGCGTTTGAAGGAGACTACATTCACCACTCGCGCCATTCGCTGTTGTTTAACGAGGAACGTGGTTTCGCGTTTGTTTCGGCTCACAACATTGATGGCACCACGCTGCCGTCGGCCCAGTATACTCGTCGCAATTTCAAGAACGATCCGATAATTCAACCCAAGTCGCTGCAAGTTGATCGCAACCGTGGCTATCGCGAGAGCGAGGATCACGGATTTGGTCCTAATCCCTGGGATCAGGGCCATTTGGCGCGACGCAAAAGTCTGTCCTGGGGTGACGAAGCGGAAGCTCGGATTGCCGAACGCGAGAGCGACTTGTGGTCAAACATTGCCCCTCAACACGAAAACTTGCACGATGATGCTTGGGGTAAAATCGAAGACTGGATGCTGGAACGGGTCGAAAATGACGGCCCTCGCGCCTGTGTTTTTACCGGACCCGTGTTTACCGAGGACGATCCAGAACACAAAAACGGCCCCGAGGAAGACCCAATCCGCATTCCTGCTGGATTCTGGAAAGTGATTTCCATCGAGTTGACTGGTACGATGCGTTCGGCTGGTTTTCTTGTGTGGCAACGCGATTATGACAGTGAAGAACCGCTGCCTTTTGCGCCAGTACTTGAGCAGGTGCGATTGACCACCATCGAAGTGCTGACAGGACTGACTTTCCCAGCATTGAGACGATTCGATCCTCTGTTATTCCACCGCCAGACGCCTCAGCGCGCCAGGTCAATCTCGCGGTCACGTGAAATAGTACGGAGGCATATGGTTATGCCTCTCAGCAGCTCGTCAGTTACCATTCCGGGGCTTGACGAGGATCTATTGATTGAGGCCACATCACCTGGAACTGCGGCGATCACGTCGAAGCGGGATATTGTGCTTTAA
- a CDS encoding DUF1501 domain-containing protein: protein MSFDDLVLREQTRRHFFENCAVGAGAMGLAALLQNEQRAQAGPAALGKTHHPPKAKNVIYLFMAGGPSQLELFDFKPKLQELEGKVIPESYVEGKQFAFLKKDAKLLGTRRKFKKHGAAGTELSDAIPHLASVADDITVLKSMKTDVFNHGPAKLFMNTGTQQFGRPSMGAWVTYGIGSESQNLPGFVVLQSGPRGPRGGAPLWGSGFLPTTYQGVPFLNGADPILNLSSPKGIDQKRQSEFIDTVNELNALRLEKTRDPEISTRISAYEMAYRMQSSAPELMDLSGETKETLDLYGVDPAKPSYARNCLLARRLIEKGCRFVQLYHTDWDHHGNKGTDLGESLDARCLETDQASAALVKDLKQRGLLDDTLVIWGGEFGRTPQGEPRDLIGRDHHIDAFTMWVAGGGSKPGVTIGETDELGYYSVEDTVHVRDFHATVLHLLGIDHHELSYFYQGLDFRLTGVEEAHLVQKMLA from the coding sequence ATGAGTTTTGACGACCTCGTATTACGCGAACAGACACGACGCCACTTTTTTGAGAATTGTGCCGTGGGAGCCGGTGCAATGGGGTTGGCTGCGTTGCTGCAGAATGAGCAACGGGCACAAGCGGGGCCTGCTGCGCTGGGGAAAACGCATCATCCCCCCAAAGCCAAAAATGTGATCTATCTGTTCATGGCGGGAGGGCCGAGCCAGCTGGAACTGTTTGACTTCAAACCCAAACTCCAGGAACTGGAAGGCAAAGTCATTCCCGAATCGTATGTCGAAGGCAAGCAGTTTGCCTTTCTGAAAAAAGACGCCAAGCTGCTGGGCACGCGCCGCAAATTCAAAAAGCATGGCGCTGCGGGAACGGAACTCTCGGATGCGATTCCGCATCTGGCGAGTGTGGCCGATGATATTACGGTTCTGAAAAGTATGAAAACGGATGTGTTCAATCATGGACCGGCCAAGCTGTTTATGAATACGGGCACGCAGCAGTTCGGGCGTCCCAGTATGGGGGCCTGGGTGACTTATGGGATTGGCAGTGAATCACAAAATCTGCCCGGCTTTGTCGTGCTGCAGTCGGGGCCCCGCGGCCCGCGAGGCGGGGCACCACTTTGGGGCAGCGGATTTCTGCCGACGACGTATCAGGGCGTTCCTTTTCTTAACGGCGCTGATCCCATCTTGAATTTGTCGAGCCCAAAGGGAATTGATCAGAAACGTCAGTCAGAATTTATCGATACCGTGAACGAACTCAATGCGCTGCGGCTGGAGAAAACAAGAGACCCGGAAATTTCGACACGCATTTCCGCTTACGAAATGGCGTATCGCATGCAGTCCAGCGCCCCCGAGTTGATGGATCTGTCCGGCGAGACCAAAGAGACTCTCGATTTGTATGGCGTCGACCCGGCCAAGCCCTCTTATGCTCGTAACTGTTTGCTGGCACGCAGGTTAATCGAAAAAGGTTGCCGCTTTGTCCAATTGTATCACACTGACTGGGACCATCACGGCAACAAAGGGACCGACCTGGGCGAATCACTGGATGCTCGTTGTCTCGAAACCGATCAAGCCTCAGCAGCGCTGGTCAAAGATTTGAAACAACGCGGGCTGTTAGATGATACGCTGGTGATCTGGGGAGGCGAATTCGGACGGACTCCTCAAGGAGAACCCCGCGATCTGATCGGCCGCGATCATCATATCGATGCGTTCACAATGTGGGTCGCTGGTGGCGGTTCCAAACCCGGTGTCACAATAGGAGAGACTGACGAGTTGGGATATTACTCGGTCGAAGATACGGTTCACGTCCGCGACTTTCATGCGACTGTGTTACATCTGCTCGGCATTGATCATCATGAGCTTTCCTATTTTTACCAGGGTCTCGATTTCCGCTTAACGGGTGTGGAAGAAGCCCATCTGGTTCAGAAAATGCTGGCTTAA
- a CDS encoding P-loop NTPase produces the protein MAPVVNEILVNQAEVISTDSTTENLQPSLASRGDQAKVLRGLMEQRQPGIIEKDKSTRCRTLAVCSGKGGVGKSVISLNLALALAQSGASVCLMDVNLALGNIDLLSRLNGYWNLSHVVSGARSLKEIQLQGPLGVNVVTGASGLTDLADCSEAVRKDVLGQMQELEATHDYLILDNGTGIHRSIRQFVTTADDVLIVTTPEPTAIADAYATIKSLSAIQTLEIQTLVNQCTSTDQGENVFQQLKKTTELFLHTGLSQAGQIPHDMHVVQSVYDREPFVLSHPDCPASEAIYKLADHLIDLNKVKEPKHKQESYFPRLWKRLLGEAA, from the coding sequence ATGGCTCCAGTTGTCAATGAAATCTTAGTGAATCAGGCGGAAGTCATTTCGACTGATTCAACGACTGAGAATCTTCAGCCGTCACTCGCATCGCGAGGAGACCAGGCCAAGGTTCTGCGTGGTTTGATGGAACAACGACAGCCGGGAATCATTGAGAAAGACAAGTCCACACGCTGCCGGACACTCGCGGTCTGCAGTGGTAAAGGGGGCGTGGGAAAATCGGTCATCTCTTTGAATCTGGCGTTGGCACTGGCACAGTCCGGAGCATCGGTTTGCCTGATGGACGTGAATCTGGCGCTCGGAAATATCGATTTACTGAGTCGTTTAAACGGCTATTGGAACCTGTCACACGTTGTCAGTGGTGCCCGTTCGCTGAAAGAAATTCAGTTACAGGGACCATTGGGAGTCAACGTGGTGACCGGCGCCAGCGGCTTGACCGATTTAGCAGACTGCTCGGAAGCGGTTCGCAAAGATGTGCTGGGGCAGATGCAGGAACTGGAAGCCACACACGATTATCTGATTTTAGATAACGGAACCGGCATTCATCGCAGTATCCGGCAGTTTGTGACGACGGCCGACGATGTGTTGATTGTGACGACTCCCGAACCAACGGCGATTGCCGACGCCTATGCGACGATTAAATCACTATCGGCAATTCAGACATTAGAAATACAGACACTGGTCAATCAATGCACTTCAACAGACCAGGGAGAAAACGTATTTCAGCAACTCAAGAAAACAACAGAATTATTTTTACATACCGGCTTAAGTCAGGCTGGTCAGATTCCGCATGATATGCATGTCGTTCAGTCAGTTTATGACCGGGAACCTTTTGTATTAAGTCACCCGGATTGTCCCGCGTCGGAGGCAATTTATAAACTGGCCGATCATCTGATTGACCTGAATAAAGTCAAAGAACCGAAACACAAACAAGAGTCTTACTTTCCGCGGCTTTGGAAGCGCTTGCTTGGTGAAGCCGCATAA
- a CDS encoding BaiN/RdsA family NAD(P)/FAD-dependent oxidoreductase — MKVIVIGGGAAGFFGAIAAAENGHEVTILEAASSVLAKVRISGGGRCNVTHSCFEPRDLVNSYPRGGKALRGPFTRFQPSDTIAWFESRGVRTKTEADGRMFPTTDDSATIVNCLQTAAEDAGVEIRLRANVAGIQKSDSSFNVTLQTGESIHADRILLATGGSRAGFELTSSLGHQIVPPVPSLFTFKVNDSRIKDLPGVAVEQVECQLVTSTKTFSQSGPILVTHWGLSGPAVLKLSAWAARELFDANYNALLRINWLAGSSADQVREQLNSFKISQAKKTIDSACPWQLPKRLWKSLVDHRLGPQSVRWAELSKKGSQALVKELTAGEFQVTGKGVFKEEFVTCGGVDLNEVDFRTMESRVCPGLYFAGEILNIDGITGGFNFQNAWTTAWIAGNAM; from the coding sequence TTGAAAGTCATTGTGATCGGTGGCGGTGCAGCGGGATTCTTCGGGGCGATCGCGGCTGCGGAAAACGGTCACGAGGTGACGATTCTCGAAGCCGCCTCTTCCGTCCTGGCGAAAGTCCGCATCTCGGGCGGCGGTCGCTGCAACGTAACGCACAGCTGCTTTGAGCCGCGCGACCTGGTCAACAGTTATCCCCGAGGCGGGAAAGCGCTGCGTGGTCCCTTCACCCGGTTTCAACCGTCCGACACGATCGCGTGGTTTGAGTCGCGGGGCGTCCGCACCAAAACTGAAGCCGACGGCCGCATGTTTCCCACCACCGATGATTCCGCCACCATTGTCAATTGTCTGCAAACAGCGGCGGAGGACGCGGGCGTGGAGATTCGTCTGCGGGCCAACGTCGCCGGGATTCAGAAAAGCGACTCAAGCTTCAACGTCACTTTGCAAACAGGTGAATCCATTCACGCAGACCGAATTCTCCTGGCGACCGGCGGCAGTCGTGCCGGTTTCGAATTGACGAGTAGCCTCGGACATCAAATCGTTCCGCCAGTGCCCTCGTTGTTCACGTTCAAAGTGAATGATTCACGGATCAAAGACTTGCCGGGCGTGGCAGTGGAACAGGTGGAGTGTCAGTTAGTCACCAGCACGAAGACGTTCAGTCAATCAGGGCCGATCCTCGTGACGCATTGGGGCCTCAGTGGACCGGCGGTGTTGAAACTCTCCGCGTGGGCGGCCCGGGAACTCTTCGATGCCAATTACAACGCCCTGCTCCGCATCAACTGGCTGGCGGGATCCAGTGCTGACCAGGTGCGCGAACAACTGAATTCCTTCAAGATCTCGCAGGCGAAGAAGACCATCGACTCGGCCTGTCCCTGGCAGTTACCCAAACGGTTATGGAAATCACTCGTCGATCACCGTCTCGGCCCGCAATCGGTGCGCTGGGCCGAACTCTCCAAAAAGGGATCGCAGGCCCTCGTCAAAGAACTGACGGCCGGTGAATTCCAGGTCACGGGCAAAGGAGTTTTCAAAGAAGAATTCGTGACCTGCGGCGGCGTCGACCTGAACGAAGTCGATTTCCGCACGATGGAGAGCCGCGTCTGCCCGGGCCTCTATTTTGCCGGCGAAATCCTGAACATCGATGGTATCACAGGCGGCTTCAACTTCCAAAACGCCTGGACCACAGCCTGGATCGCCGGCAATGCGATGTAA